The Novosphingobium sp. SL115 genome includes a region encoding these proteins:
- a CDS encoding ABC-three component system protein, whose protein sequence is MMYRYEDLGDDQFEALIVLLCRYLLGVGVKGFAKGPDGGRDAKFVGTAQLFPSTAGPWVGTVIVQAKHTNGYNKSFSEAEFYSTKSEKTVIGDEVSRVKKLREASQLDHYMLFSNRRLAGNAEQAITTHLAEATGLPESSIYLCGIEQLESWLKQFPDAAKLANLDPVDSPLIVSPDELAQVVEAFATHSALIEETIDAPPEVRTPYEVKNVLNQMTPEYAKLQRRRYLKDTAQIRAFLAAPENQHILKAYETAVDEFELKIVAKRKEYQNFDAVMNYLVDLLFDRDPVLRQHKRLTRAVVFYMYWNCDIGLGADDVAA, encoded by the coding sequence ATGATGTATCGTTATGAAGACTTGGGAGACGATCAGTTCGAGGCGCTAATCGTCCTCCTTTGCCGCTACCTACTCGGCGTCGGCGTGAAGGGCTTTGCGAAGGGTCCGGATGGTGGCCGCGACGCGAAGTTCGTCGGGACCGCTCAGCTGTTTCCGAGTACCGCGGGCCCATGGGTTGGCACCGTGATCGTCCAGGCGAAGCATACCAATGGGTACAATAAGAGCTTTTCTGAAGCCGAGTTCTACAGCACCAAATCCGAAAAAACGGTCATCGGAGACGAAGTTTCACGCGTCAAAAAACTGCGCGAGGCCAGCCAGCTCGATCATTATATGCTCTTCTCGAATCGCAGGCTCGCCGGCAACGCCGAGCAAGCTATCACGACCCATCTGGCGGAAGCGACCGGCCTGCCTGAAAGCTCGATCTATCTGTGCGGTATCGAGCAGCTCGAGTCTTGGCTGAAGCAATTTCCGGACGCCGCCAAGCTCGCCAATCTCGATCCGGTCGATTCGCCACTGATCGTTTCGCCTGACGAGCTTGCTCAGGTTGTCGAGGCGTTCGCGACGCACAGCGCACTGATCGAGGAAACGATCGACGCGCCGCCGGAGGTGCGGACGCCCTATGAGGTGAAAAACGTTCTCAACCAGATGACGCCCGAATATGCGAAGCTGCAGCGCCGGCGTTACCTCAAGGACACCGCCCAGATCCGCGCCTTTCTCGCCGCACCGGAGAACCAACATATCCTGAAGGCCTATGAGACGGCAGTTGACGAATTCGAGCTGAAGATCGTCGCGAAGCGCAAGGAGTATCAGAATTTCGACGCAGTGATGAATTATCTGGTCGATTTGCTGTTCGACCGCGACCCGGTGCTCCGGCAGCACAAGAGGCTGACCCGAGCGGTCGTCTTCTACATGTACTGGAACTGCGACATCGGTCTTGGAGCGGACGATGTTGCGGCCTAG
- a CDS encoding ABC-three component system middle component 8 codes for MLRPSKHAHPDRTVVNVAMLLLKRLKAKRLADYSSLLAYARKSVLGGDVLFLPSLNFLFLLGLVVYHSKTDSFEYVGLNEAV; via the coding sequence ATGTTGCGGCCTAGCAAGCACGCCCATCCCGACCGCACGGTCGTCAATGTCGCGATGCTGTTGTTGAAGCGGCTAAAGGCGAAACGGCTTGCAGATTATAGCTCGCTGCTTGCGTATGCGCGTAAGAGCGTGTTGGGCGGTGACGTGCTGTTCCTGCCCTCGCTCAATTTCCTATTTCTGTTGGGCCTCGTCGTTTATCATTCCAAGACCGACTCGTTCGAATATGTTGGCCTGAATGAAGCCGTCTAA